A section of the Oncorhynchus kisutch isolate 150728-3 unplaced genomic scaffold, Okis_V2 scaffold4024, whole genome shotgun sequence genome encodes:
- the LOC109887648 gene encoding DNA-binding protein inhibitor ID-4: protein MKATTPVRPQKDTSSSSGNELSLHYLSDHSLNIARSRLQEEEQLCLQDDMNQCYSRLKRLVPTIPQDKKVSKVEILQHVIDYILDLQLALETHPSLLKQQTGTMTGTCPPSPASNRTPLTVLNTDHQRMSTGKKDDSVLCR, encoded by the exons ATGAAGGCTACTACTCCCGTCCGCCCCCAGAAGGATACCTCAAGCAGTAGCGGCAACGAGCTTTCTTTACACTACCTCTCGGATCACAGCCTGAACATTGCCCGGTCTAGGTTGCAGGAAGAAGAGCAGCTGTGTCTGCAGGACGATATGAACCAGTGTTACAGTCGCCTCAAGCGCCTCGTACCCACCATACCGCAGGATAAGAAAGTCAGCAAAGTGGAGATCCTTCAGCACGTCATAGATTACATCTTGGACCTGCAGCTCGCGCTGGAGACGCACCCTTCTCTCCTGAAACAACAGACGGGGACCATGACGGGGACGTGCCCGCCATCCCCAGCCTCTAACCGGACACCACTAACGGTTCTCAACACAGACCACCAG AGGATGTCAACAGGCAAAAAGGATGACTCAGTTTTGTGTCGCTGA